A part of Hippea maritima DSM 10411 genomic DNA contains:
- a CDS encoding CoA-transferase yields MAEEKSKIMSVQEIVKRFIKPKRAWCVGGFGYTRTNVSIPREVIRQNIPDLYVQTNAGATPIMMMGGAGQLAWVEMTYLGLETIQPVSYEVRKGLEDGQIEAVMDHTNYSWALRTIAGKYGMQFVSGMTELGSDLLEYDTFGEAGLRGKDDNGLWIHPDIPPKRHAIIKDPFDAWGLRPHQYDPNNKYSLGDEPEPTMNQTAAEEDGIYYEALRKRVNKYTQEKGPIAILYPPAIPYVTTTHVQRVGDKGTARIEGLLVPDVEQSISAKYLVISAEKIVPEEELRLRPSENQIPFTHVDAILEAPFGCYPTGSTYYYDYDWMWWMFYIKANRAAGTNDGKKALAEYWHNIVGKDEWDFLENKVGTDYFKFGKIEAKYESPNGTKGFARLYELRADAKYGYKPDLYRPIGK; encoded by the coding sequence ATGGCAGAGGAAAAAAGCAAAATAATGTCAGTTCAGGAAATCGTTAAGAGATTCATCAAACCCAAAAGGGCTTGGTGTGTTGGTGGATTTGGATACACAAGAACAAATGTTTCCATTCCAAGGGAGGTTATCAGGCAGAACATACCTGACCTTTATGTTCAGACAAATGCAGGCGCTACACCTATTATGATGATGGGTGGTGCAGGTCAGCTTGCATGGGTTGAGATGACCTACTTGGGGCTTGAGACGATTCAACCTGTTTCTTATGAGGTTAGAAAAGGGCTTGAGGATGGTCAGATTGAGGCTGTTATGGACCATACCAACTACTCCTGGGCTCTAAGAACAATAGCAGGAAAGTATGGAATGCAGTTTGTCTCTGGAATGACAGAGCTTGGTTCTGATCTTCTTGAGTATGATACATTTGGAGAGGCTGGTTTAAGAGGAAAGGATGATAATGGTTTGTGGATTCATCCAGATATTCCTCCGAAGAGACATGCAATAATCAAAGACCCATTCGATGCTTGGGGTTTGAGGCCTCATCAATACGATCCGAATAATAAATACTCCCTCGGCGACGAGCCAGAACCCACAATGAACCAAACCGCCGCCGAGGAAGATGGAATCTACTATGAGGCACTACGCAAGAGGGTTAACAAGTATACACAAGAAAAAGGTCCAATTGCAATACTTTATCCACCAGCTATTCCATATGTAACTACAACACATGTTCAAAGGGTTGGAGATAAAGGAACAGCAAGGATTGAAGGATTGCTTGTTCCTGATGTTGAGCAATCTATTTCTGCAAAATATCTGGTGATTTCAGCTGAGAAGATTGTTCCTGAGGAGGAATTGAGACTAAGACCTTCTGAGAACCAAATACCGTTTACACATGTTGATGCTATCCTTGAGGCTCCTTTTGGATGTTATCCAACTGGCTCTACATACTACTATGATTATGACTGGATGTGGTGGATGTTTTATATTAAAGCCAATAGGGCTGCAGGTACAAATGACGGTAAAAAGGCATTGGCTGAGTATTGGCACAACATAGTCGGTAAGGATGAATGGGACTTCCTGGAGAACAAGGTTGGAACCGACTACTTTAAGTTTGGAAAGATTGAGGCAAAATACGAAAGCCCCAATGGTACAAAGGGATTCGCAAGGCTATATGAGTTAAGGGCCGATGCTAAATACGGTTATAAACCAGATCTTTATAGACCTATTGGAAAGTAA